In Streptomyces sp. RFCAC02, the following proteins share a genomic window:
- a CDS encoding ankyrin repeat domain-containing protein: MTSHRSVAAASAGCSAGGLRPEVLYQLERLRGAVPDDFAPREGWTVVTPVGERRLPAEIQALLSIGWPQAHVLLDEDDSGPIQFPMMLEFDDEDGPSARAWLLIGMTNTQFYWLVDLDEAGTGDPPVYEIDHDWYDDGEDECLEPEPLSRLLADLKAVPPPSPEDLFPRACAVGDLAAVREVLAGTPTPALGPLNDSGLTPMHLAVIGRSAAVVRTLAEAGADPGAALRETCRIPWTYRHPQRHCDRFGDLSAGVTPLHLAVAGNFHVIPGPDITPDVIEALLAAGADPNAADEYGRTPLHAAVTLTGPDALAAVRLLVEAGGDPHARQRGVPSHVRYSARDYTPMTLADELGRTEAADLLKNAKRTLYHRAQAKAGRQQR; this comes from the coding sequence ATGACATCCCACCGCTCCGTCGCCGCTGCATCAGCGGGGTGTTCCGCCGGAGGGCTGCGTCCCGAGGTTCTGTACCAACTGGAACGCCTGCGCGGCGCGGTGCCTGACGACTTCGCGCCGCGCGAGGGGTGGACCGTCGTGACGCCGGTCGGCGAACGGCGGCTCCCGGCCGAGATCCAAGCCCTGCTGTCGATCGGCTGGCCGCAGGCCCACGTCCTGCTCGACGAGGACGACAGCGGACCGATCCAGTTCCCCATGATGCTCGAATTCGACGACGAGGACGGGCCGTCGGCGAGGGCATGGCTCCTCATCGGCATGACCAACACCCAGTTCTACTGGCTGGTGGACCTCGACGAGGCCGGAACAGGCGACCCGCCGGTCTACGAAATCGACCACGACTGGTACGACGACGGTGAGGACGAGTGCCTCGAACCGGAGCCGCTGTCGAGGTTGCTGGCCGACCTGAAGGCCGTGCCCCCGCCGTCCCCGGAGGACCTCTTCCCACGGGCCTGCGCGGTCGGAGACCTCGCGGCTGTCCGGGAGGTTCTGGCCGGCACACCCACACCCGCGCTCGGTCCACTGAACGACTCCGGGCTCACCCCCATGCACCTGGCCGTCATCGGCCGCTCCGCCGCCGTCGTGCGGACCCTGGCCGAGGCAGGCGCCGATCCGGGTGCGGCGCTCCGCGAGACCTGCAGGATTCCCTGGACGTATCGCCACCCGCAACGGCACTGCGACAGATTCGGAGACCTGAGCGCCGGCGTCACGCCTCTGCACCTGGCCGTCGCCGGCAACTTCCACGTCATCCCCGGCCCCGACATCACCCCCGACGTCATCGAAGCCCTCCTCGCCGCGGGCGCCGACCCCAACGCGGCCGACGAGTACGGCCGCACACCGCTCCACGCCGCGGTCACCCTCACCGGACCGGACGCGCTGGCAGCCGTGCGGCTCCTCGTGGAAGCCGGCGGTGACCCCCATGCGCGACAGAGGGGGGTCCCCAGCCACGTGAGGTACTCGGCGCGCGATTACACGCCCATGACCCTCGCCGATGAACTCGGTCGCACCGAAGCAGCCGACCTGCTGAAGAACGCGAAACGGACGCTGTACCACCGAGCGCAGGCGAAGGCCGGTCGGCAGCAACGGTGA
- a CDS encoding pirin family protein has translation MLEVKRAGERHRGGEPHAGIDTRHAFSFAGFYDPDNLRFGPLTACNEERLAPGAGFPPHRHRDLEIVTWVIEGELTHEDTDGRTTAVRPGDVQRLTPGSGTLHGEHNRGTEPLRFLQMWLVPDEPGGAPEYEVVRGLADGTPYALPRTDAALYVHHLDTGTRTTVPDAHRAYVHVVRGAVTLHPDVTTATRLTPGDSARLTAAGTPPLRAEEPTELLIWRFGAALTR, from the coding sequence ATGCTCGAAGTGAAGCGCGCGGGCGAGCGCCACCGCGGCGGCGAGCCGCACGCCGGGATCGACACACGCCACGCCTTCTCCTTCGCCGGCTTCTACGACCCCGACAACCTGCGGTTCGGCCCCCTGACCGCCTGCAACGAGGAACGTCTGGCACCGGGCGCCGGGTTCCCGCCGCACCGGCACCGCGACCTGGAGATCGTGACGTGGGTGATCGAGGGGGAGCTGACCCACGAGGACACCGACGGCAGGACCACCGCCGTACGACCCGGCGACGTGCAGCGCCTCACCCCCGGCTCGGGCACCCTCCACGGCGAGCACAACCGGGGCACGGAGCCGCTGCGGTTCCTGCAGATGTGGCTGGTGCCGGACGAGCCGGGCGGCGCCCCGGAGTACGAGGTGGTGCGCGGTCTCGCGGACGGCACTCCGTACGCCCTGCCGCGCACGGACGCGGCGCTGTACGTGCACCACCTCGACACGGGCACGCGGACGACCGTCCCCGACGCACACCGCGCATACGTGCACGTGGTGCGGGGCGCAGTGACACTGCACCCGGACGTCACGACAGCGACCCGCCTCACCCCCGGCGACTCGGCACGCCTCACAGCAGCGGGAACCCCACCCCTGCGAGCCGAGGAACCGACAGAACTACTGATCTGGCGATTCGGCGCCGCACTCACCCGCTGA
- a CDS encoding helix-turn-helix domain-containing protein gives MSDADEKEAHAATVRRLEQSSGKLSAAAIARMDEQLPWYRAMPPENRSWIGLVAQAGIAAFTEWFRHPETPQAISTDVFGTAPRELTRAITLRQTVEMVRTTIEVVESAVDELAPPGGEASLRSALLVYAREIAFATAQVYAQAAEARGAWDARLESLVVNAVVSGEADESDLSRAAALGWRTPEHVTVVLGNAPNGDSELTVEAIRRAARYAKLQVLTGVLGKRLVVIVGGSDDPVQTAKALIGPFAAGPVVAGPVVGDLLAATRSAQAAAAGLRACAAWPDAPRPVLADDLLPERAMAGDPAARTLLVEEIYRPLQEAGSALLETLSVYLEQASSLEGAARMLFVHPNTVRYRLRRVTDVTGWPPSDVRSAFTLRVALMLGRLADADGRP, from the coding sequence GTGTCCGATGCCGATGAGAAGGAAGCGCACGCCGCGACCGTGCGCCGTCTTGAACAGTCCTCCGGCAAGCTGTCGGCCGCCGCGATCGCGCGGATGGACGAGCAGTTGCCGTGGTACCGCGCCATGCCGCCGGAGAACCGTTCGTGGATCGGGCTGGTGGCGCAGGCCGGTATCGCGGCGTTCACCGAGTGGTTCCGGCACCCCGAGACGCCGCAGGCGATCAGCACCGACGTCTTCGGCACGGCGCCGCGCGAGCTGACCCGCGCCATCACGCTGCGGCAGACCGTCGAGATGGTGCGCACCACGATCGAGGTCGTCGAGTCCGCCGTGGACGAGCTGGCGCCGCCCGGCGGCGAGGCGTCGCTGCGCAGCGCGCTCCTGGTGTACGCGCGGGAGATCGCGTTCGCCACCGCCCAGGTGTACGCGCAGGCCGCCGAGGCCCGCGGCGCCTGGGACGCGCGCCTCGAGTCCCTCGTCGTGAACGCGGTGGTGTCCGGGGAGGCCGACGAGAGCGACCTGTCGCGGGCGGCCGCCCTCGGCTGGCGCACGCCCGAGCACGTCACCGTCGTCCTCGGGAACGCGCCGAACGGCGACAGCGAGCTGACCGTCGAGGCGATCCGCCGCGCCGCCAGGTACGCGAAGCTCCAGGTCCTCACCGGTGTCCTCGGCAAGCGCCTGGTCGTCATCGTGGGCGGCAGCGACGACCCGGTGCAGACGGCGAAGGCGCTCATCGGGCCGTTCGCGGCGGGGCCGGTCGTCGCGGGGCCGGTCGTCGGCGACCTGCTGGCGGCGACCCGGTCGGCGCAGGCCGCCGCGGCCGGGCTGCGGGCGTGCGCCGCGTGGCCGGACGCGCCGCGGCCCGTCCTCGCGGACGACCTGCTGCCGGAGCGCGCCATGGCGGGCGACCCGGCGGCGCGGACCCTTCTGGTGGAGGAGATCTACAGACCGCTCCAGGAGGCGGGCTCCGCGCTGCTGGAGACGCTGAGTGTCTATCTGGAGCAGGCGAGCAGTCTCGAGGGGGCCGCGCGGATGCTGTTCGTGCACCCCAACACCGTCCGGTACCGCCTCCGGCGTGTGACTGACGTCACCGGGTGGCCGCCGTCGGACGTGCGGTCGGCGTTCACTCTCCGCGTCGCCCTGATGCTGGGGCGGCTCGCCGACGCGGACGGTCGTCCGTAA
- a CDS encoding ACP S-malonyltransferase → MLVLVAPGQGSQTPGFLNPWLELPGTADRLRAWSDIAGIDLVHLGTKADEDTIRDTAVAQPLLVAGALLSAAALFDGADATAGAARLGAVAGHSVGELPAAAIAGVLSEADTMALVRSRSTAMAEAAAVTRTGMSAVLGGDPELVAERLEKCGLTAANNNGGGQIVAAGTLEQLAELATDKPERSRVIPLKVAGAFHTHHMAPAVAAMEAAAKAVTIADPAVRYVSNADGEVVGDGREIVRRLVTQVSNPVRWDLCMETFRRLGATALIELCPGGTLAGLAKRNLRGVAQLAVKSPDDIAAARELIAEHAASPAE, encoded by the coding sequence GTGCTCGTACTCGTCGCTCCCGGCCAGGGCTCCCAGACGCCCGGCTTCCTGAATCCGTGGCTCGAACTCCCCGGTACCGCCGACCGGCTGCGCGCCTGGTCGGACATCGCGGGCATCGACCTCGTCCACCTCGGCACGAAGGCCGATGAGGACACCATCCGTGACACCGCCGTGGCGCAGCCGCTGCTGGTGGCCGGCGCGCTGCTGTCGGCCGCCGCGCTGTTCGACGGCGCGGACGCGACGGCGGGTGCCGCGCGGCTCGGCGCGGTCGCGGGGCACAGCGTCGGCGAACTGCCGGCCGCGGCGATCGCCGGCGTGCTGAGCGAGGCCGACACGATGGCCCTGGTGCGCAGCCGCTCCACGGCGATGGCCGAGGCCGCCGCCGTGACGCGGACAGGCATGTCCGCCGTCCTCGGCGGTGACCCGGAGCTGGTCGCCGAGCGCCTGGAGAAGTGCGGCCTGACCGCGGCCAACAACAACGGCGGGGGCCAGATCGTCGCCGCCGGCACGCTGGAGCAGCTCGCGGAGCTGGCCACCGACAAGCCGGAGCGGTCCCGCGTCATCCCGCTGAAGGTGGCCGGGGCGTTCCACACGCACCACATGGCGCCGGCCGTGGCCGCCATGGAGGCGGCCGCGAAGGCCGTCACCATCGCCGACCCGGCCGTCCGGTACGTGTCGAACGCCGACGGCGAGGTCGTCGGCGACGGCCGGGAGATCGTGCGCCGCCTGGTGACGCAGGTGTCGAACCCCGTGCGCTGGGACCTGTGCATGGAGACGTTCCGCCGGCTCGGTGCCACCGCGCTGATCGAGCTGTGCCCGGGCGGCACGCTCGCCGGGCTGGCCAAGCGGAACCTCAGGGGTGTCGCGCAGCTCGCCGTGAAGTCCCCGGACGACATCGCCGCGGCCCGTGAGCTGATCGCGGAGCACGCCGCGTCCCCCGCCGAATAG
- a CDS encoding ketoacyl-ACP synthase III gives MTAKLRPSRGAPYARILGVGGYRPVRVVPNEEILKHIDSSDEWIRSRSGIVTRHWAGEGETVVEMAVAASGKAIAAAGIAAEQIDAVVVSTVSHFMQTPSAATEIAHRIGAGKPAAFDISAACAGFGYGLTVGKGLITDGTAGHVLVIGVERLSDLTDPEDRSTAFLFGDGAGAVVLGPSDEPSMGPSVWGSEGDKANVIEQTVPWDRFRIGDLSDLPVDSAGQVKFPALRQEGQTVFRWAVFEMAKVAQQALDAAGITADDLDVFIPHQANMRIIDSMVKTLKLPEHVAVARDIETTGNTSAASIPLAMERMLATGQAKSGDTALVIGFGAGLVYAATVVTLP, from the coding sequence ATGACCGCCAAACTGAGGCCGAGCCGGGGCGCGCCGTACGCGCGGATCCTCGGCGTGGGCGGGTACCGCCCCGTCCGTGTGGTGCCGAACGAGGAGATCCTGAAGCACATCGACTCGTCCGACGAGTGGATCCGTTCCCGGTCGGGCATCGTGACCCGGCACTGGGCGGGCGAGGGCGAGACCGTCGTGGAGATGGCGGTGGCGGCGTCGGGCAAGGCGATCGCGGCGGCCGGCATCGCGGCGGAGCAGATCGACGCGGTCGTCGTGTCGACCGTGTCGCACTTCATGCAGACCCCGTCGGCGGCGACGGAGATCGCGCACCGGATCGGTGCCGGGAAGCCGGCGGCGTTCGACATCTCGGCCGCGTGCGCGGGCTTCGGCTACGGCCTGACGGTCGGCAAGGGCCTGATCACCGACGGCACCGCGGGGCACGTCCTCGTGATCGGTGTCGAGCGGCTCTCGGACCTGACCGACCCGGAGGACCGGTCCACGGCGTTCCTGTTCGGCGACGGCGCGGGCGCGGTGGTGCTCGGCCCGTCGGACGAGCCGTCGATGGGTCCCTCGGTGTGGGGCTCGGAGGGCGACAAGGCGAACGTCATCGAGCAGACCGTGCCGTGGGACCGGTTCCGGATCGGGGACCTGTCCGATCTGCCGGTGGACTCGGCGGGGCAGGTGAAGTTCCCGGCGCTGCGGCAGGAGGGCCAGACGGTCTTCCGGTGGGCGGTGTTCGAGATGGCGAAGGTGGCCCAGCAGGCCCTGGACGCCGCCGGGATCACCGCCGATGATCTGGATGTCTTCATCCCGCACCAGGCCAACATGCGGATCATCGACTCGATGGTGAAGACCCTCAAGCTGCCGGAGCATGTGGCGGTCGCCCGCGACATCGAGACCACCGGCAACACGTCGGCCGCCTCCATTCCGCTCGCCATGGAGCGGATGCTGGCGACCGGCCAGGCGAAGAGCGGTGACACCGCGCTCGTCATCGGCTTCGGGGCGGGTCTGGTGTACGCCGCCACGGTCGTTACCCTCCCCTAA
- a CDS encoding acyl carrier protein, with amino-acid sequence MAATREEILAGLADIVNEIAGIPAEEVAEDKSFTDDLDVDSLSMVEVVVAAEERFGVKIPDDDVKNLKTVGDAVGYIDAHQS; translated from the coding sequence ATGGCTGCCACCAGGGAAGAGATCCTCGCGGGCCTCGCCGACATCGTGAACGAGATCGCCGGCATCCCGGCCGAGGAGGTCGCGGAGGACAAGTCGTTCACGGACGACCTCGACGTCGACTCGCTGTCCATGGTCGAGGTGGTCGTCGCCGCTGAGGAGCGCTTCGGCGTCAAGATCCCGGACGACGACGTCAAGAACCTGAAGACGGTCGGCGACGCTGTCGGGTACATCGACGCCCACCAGTCCTGA
- the fabF gene encoding beta-ketoacyl-ACP synthase II — protein MNTTHRTVVVTGVGATTPLGGDSATTWEGLVAGRSGVGVLTEEWARDLPVRIAARAAVDPAEVLPRPVARKLDRSAQFALLATREAWADAGFSGRAGDDDALDPTRVGAVVASGIGGVTTLLDQYDVLREKGARRVSPHTVPMLMPNSPAANVGLEINAQAGAHAPVSACASGAEAVGYAVEMIRTGRADVVVAGGTEAAIHPLPIAAFATMMALSKNEGDPAKVSRPYDRDRDGFVLGEGAGVVVLESAEHARRRGARVYCEVLGQGLSGDAHHIAQPEPTGRGIAAALRHVLDGSDLKPEQLVHVNAHATSTPLGDLAEVKALRSVLGDDLDHMAISATKSMTGHLLGGAGGIETVATVLALHHRTAPPTINVDNLDPDVDADIVRDEARELPSGTIAAVNNSFGFGGHNVVLAMRTV, from the coding sequence GTGAACACGACCCATCGAACGGTGGTTGTCACCGGTGTCGGCGCGACCACACCGCTGGGTGGCGACAGCGCGACGACGTGGGAGGGCCTGGTCGCCGGCCGGTCCGGTGTGGGGGTCCTGACGGAGGAGTGGGCGCGGGATCTGCCGGTCCGCATCGCCGCCAGGGCCGCCGTGGACCCGGCCGAGGTGCTGCCGCGCCCGGTGGCCAGGAAGCTGGACCGCTCGGCGCAGTTCGCGCTGCTGGCGACGCGCGAGGCGTGGGCGGACGCGGGCTTCTCGGGCCGCGCCGGTGACGACGACGCGCTGGACCCGACGCGGGTGGGCGCCGTCGTGGCCTCGGGCATCGGCGGTGTGACGACCCTGCTCGACCAGTACGACGTGCTGCGCGAGAAGGGTGCGCGGCGGGTGTCTCCGCACACCGTGCCGATGCTCATGCCGAACAGCCCGGCGGCCAACGTCGGTCTGGAGATCAACGCGCAGGCCGGCGCGCACGCCCCGGTCAGCGCGTGCGCCTCGGGCGCCGAGGCCGTGGGCTACGCGGTGGAGATGATCCGCACGGGCCGGGCCGACGTGGTGGTGGCCGGCGGCACGGAGGCGGCGATCCACCCGCTGCCGATCGCGGCGTTCGCCACGATGATGGCGCTGTCGAAGAACGAGGGCGACCCGGCGAAGGTGTCGCGGCCCTACGACCGGGACCGTGACGGCTTCGTGCTGGGCGAGGGCGCCGGCGTGGTCGTGCTGGAGTCCGCCGAGCACGCCAGGCGGCGTGGCGCGCGGGTGTACTGCGAGGTCCTCGGGCAGGGCCTGTCGGGCGACGCGCACCACATCGCGCAGCCCGAGCCGACGGGCCGCGGCATCGCCGCCGCCCTGCGGCACGTGCTGGACGGTTCGGACCTGAAGCCGGAGCAGCTCGTCCACGTGAACGCGCACGCCACCTCGACGCCGCTGGGCGACCTGGCGGAGGTCAAGGCGCTGCGGTCGGTCCTCGGTGACGACCTGGACCACATGGCGATCTCGGCGACCAAGTCGATGACCGGTCACCTGCTGGGCGGCGCCGGCGGCATCGAGACGGTCGCGACGGTGCTGGCGCTGCACCACAGGACGGCGCCCCCGACGATCAACGTCGACAACCTCGACCCGGACGTGGACGCCGACATCGTGCGGGACGAGGCGCGGGAGCTGCCCTCCGGCACGATCGCCGCGGTGAACAACTCGTTCGGCTTCGGCGGCCACAACGTGGTCCTGGCCATGCGGACGGTCTGA
- a CDS encoding DeoR/GlpR family DNA-binding transcription regulator yields the protein MPQDPLKYRAAPARRDEVVDALRETGFLSIADAAARLGVSEMTARRDIRRLAAEGKVMAVRGGVVLPAGAPRDRAAPAYTSRSTADVEQKRAVGRAAADCVRDDDVIAVDAGTTAYQLAAALPDTFHGTVVTHSVPVIDLLMDRPGARGIALGGDLFAPSRALVGSLTVDTARRLKVRTCYLGAAGVDERGIYAAADVERQVKETLMDIAERVVLLIGHTKFTTTAPVLLCGWDRLDAVVTDAEPPPAVRRRLAAEHVRLVLPDGEAGD from the coding sequence GTGCCGCAAGACCCGCTGAAGTACCGGGCGGCCCCCGCTCGCCGCGACGAGGTCGTCGACGCCCTGCGCGAGACCGGCTTCCTGTCCATCGCGGACGCCGCCGCCCGCCTCGGCGTCTCCGAGATGACCGCGCGCCGCGACATCCGCCGCCTCGCCGCCGAGGGCAAGGTCATGGCCGTGCGCGGCGGCGTCGTCCTGCCGGCCGGCGCCCCCCGCGACCGCGCCGCCCCCGCGTACACCAGCCGCTCCACCGCCGACGTCGAGCAGAAACGCGCCGTCGGCCGGGCCGCCGCCGACTGCGTCCGCGACGACGACGTCATCGCCGTCGACGCCGGCACCACCGCCTACCAGCTCGCCGCCGCGCTCCCCGACACGTTCCACGGCACCGTCGTCACCCACTCGGTGCCCGTGATCGACCTCCTCATGGACCGGCCGGGCGCCCGGGGCATCGCCCTCGGCGGCGACCTGTTCGCGCCCAGCCGCGCGCTCGTCGGCTCCCTCACCGTCGACACCGCGCGGCGCCTCAAGGTCCGCACCTGCTACCTCGGCGCCGCCGGCGTGGACGAGCGCGGGATCTACGCCGCCGCCGACGTGGAGCGGCAGGTCAAGGAGACCCTCATGGACATAGCGGAACGGGTCGTCCTCCTCATCGGCCACACCAAGTTCACGACCACGGCGCCCGTCCTCCTGTGCGGCTGGGACCGCCTCGACGCCGTCGTCACCGACGCCGAGCCGCCGCCCGCCGTCCGCCGCAGGCTGGCCGCCGAACACGTGCGGCTCGTCCTCCCCGACGGCGAAGCGGGCGACTGA
- a CDS encoding carbohydrate kinase family protein produces MSGPEAAVVCVGVVTLDALALVDRHPGPDERVLADRVAITGGGPAATAAVVLARQGVPVAFVGRVGTDAEGAQALDLLAAEGVDVTHTLRDPATPTQSSVVIAATGSATRSIATRAVPPLPPLTGAAADLVAGAGWVHTDHLGFAPVADLLERRAGTDRRPRVALDAGNDVAGLDGRLGLVDLYVPTTASLTARYGTTPDAAPDTVADCAARALAEGAGTVVATHGAGGSAAWWPGGHATAPAATGVGIVSTLGAGDVFHGALLAAVCRGLDWSEALRHANATAALSCRALDGRSAIPGTAELDAFLTAAAPAA; encoded by the coding sequence ATGTCCGGTCCTGAAGCCGCCGTCGTGTGCGTCGGGGTGGTGACCCTCGACGCGCTCGCCCTCGTCGACCGCCACCCGGGGCCGGACGAACGCGTCCTGGCCGACCGCGTGGCGATCACCGGCGGCGGCCCCGCCGCCACCGCGGCGGTGGTCCTGGCCAGGCAGGGCGTGCCCGTCGCGTTCGTCGGCCGGGTCGGCACCGACGCCGAGGGCGCCCAGGCCCTCGACCTGCTGGCCGCCGAGGGCGTGGACGTCACGCACACCCTGCGCGACCCGGCGACGCCCACCCAGTCGTCCGTCGTCATCGCGGCCACCGGCAGCGCCACCCGGTCCATCGCCACACGCGCCGTCCCGCCGCTCCCCCCGCTCACCGGGGCGGCGGCCGACCTGGTCGCCGGCGCCGGCTGGGTGCACACCGACCACCTCGGCTTCGCGCCCGTCGCGGACCTCCTGGAGCGGCGCGCCGGCACGGACCGCAGGCCCCGCGTCGCCCTGGACGCCGGGAACGACGTCGCAGGACTCGACGGGCGGCTCGGCCTGGTCGACCTGTACGTCCCCACCACCGCGTCGCTGACGGCCCGCTACGGCACCACGCCCGACGCGGCCCCCGACACCGTCGCCGACTGCGCCGCCCGCGCGCTCGCCGAGGGCGCCGGCACCGTCGTCGCCACGCACGGCGCGGGCGGCAGCGCCGCCTGGTGGCCCGGCGGCCACGCCACCGCGCCGGCCGCCACCGGCGTCGGCATCGTCTCCACCCTCGGCGCCGGCGACGTCTTCCACGGCGCGCTGCTCGCCGCCGTCTGCCGCGGCCTCGACTGGTCCGAGGCGCTGCGGCACGCCAACGCCACGGCGGCCCTCTCCTGCCGCGCCCTCGACGGCCGCAGCGCCATCCCCGGCACGGCCGAGCTGGACGCCTTCCTGACCGCCGCCGCACCGGCCGCCTGA
- a CDS encoding aldolase: MTATTDRAAATLADIARPSGGFAMLAVDQREAMRLMFAGVTGAPVSDQVLTDFKVKATEVLSPYASGVLVDRQFSYDAVLDAKAVHPDCGLIVAADEFLPGNGIPVDAVAIDDAVDPAEARARGAVALKLLVLWRQDEDPAGRRAMVAEFTARCRAAGLVSIIEPVVRPPRRGWAFDREAAIVAAAKELGDSGADLYKGEMPYGGDADDATLLSACRAIDDAVVMPWVILSSGVHADRFGNAVRVACRAGASGFLAGRAVWQSVIGARDTETVLRDVSVPRLRRLGEIVDEAVAAR, from the coding sequence ATGACCGCAACGACCGACCGGGCCGCCGCCACCCTCGCCGACATCGCCCGCCCCTCCGGCGGCTTCGCGATGCTGGCGGTGGACCAGCGCGAGGCGATGCGCCTGATGTTCGCGGGCGTCACCGGCGCCCCGGTGTCCGACCAGGTCCTCACCGACTTCAAGGTGAAGGCCACCGAGGTGCTGTCCCCGTACGCGTCCGGCGTCCTCGTCGACCGGCAGTTCAGCTACGACGCGGTGCTCGACGCGAAGGCCGTGCACCCGGACTGCGGCCTCATCGTCGCCGCCGACGAGTTCCTGCCCGGCAACGGCATCCCGGTGGACGCCGTCGCGATCGACGACGCCGTGGACCCGGCCGAGGCCAGGGCGCGCGGCGCCGTCGCCCTCAAGCTGCTGGTGCTGTGGCGGCAGGACGAGGACCCGGCCGGGCGCCGCGCCATGGTCGCCGAGTTCACCGCCCGCTGCCGCGCGGCCGGCCTCGTCAGCATCATCGAGCCCGTGGTGCGCCCGCCCCGGCGCGGCTGGGCCTTCGACCGCGAGGCCGCGATCGTGGCGGCCGCGAAGGAACTGGGCGACAGCGGCGCGGACCTGTACAAGGGCGAGATGCCGTACGGCGGCGACGCCGACGACGCCACCCTGCTGTCCGCCTGCCGCGCCATCGACGACGCCGTCGTCATGCCGTGGGTGATCCTTTCCTCCGGTGTGCACGCCGACCGGTTCGGCAACGCGGTCCGCGTCGCCTGCCGCGCCGGCGCCTCCGGCTTCCTGGCCGGGCGCGCCGTGTGGCAGTCCGTCATCGGCGCCCGCGACACGGAGACCGTGCTGCGTGACGTGTCCGTGCCGCGCCTGCGCCGGCTGGGCGAGATCGTCGACGAGGCGGTCGCCGCCCGCTGA
- a CDS encoding alcohol dehydrogenase catalytic domain-containing protein, protein MTTVSRIVFTAPGEVATETADEPDAPLGPGQVRIAPQYLGICGSDLHVLHGGHPFAKPPLVPGHELSAVVTGTAPDVTGVAVGDRAVIDPIMACGTCRACRAGRPNLCEPPQVAGFRAPGFGRTTHVVPAANVHVAPASLPLDELAFAEPVACAVHCLSRIPDPADREDLLVIGAGTIGLTIVQALRVSGVGRLTVQEPDPAKRALALRFGADAAVAPGELPEGASFTGVIDVVAAPVTLREATTRVLPGGPVVVMGVPDGPREIPLPSMQRFERDLLGSGMYVPGDFDTAIGWLAGGRFDTTGLITDTYALPDAPAAYRRAAEPDSIKVLLRLAD, encoded by the coding sequence ATGACCACCGTTTCCCGCATCGTCTTCACCGCCCCCGGCGAGGTCGCGACCGAGACCGCCGACGAGCCGGACGCGCCGCTCGGCCCGGGCCAGGTCCGGATCGCCCCCCAGTACCTCGGCATCTGCGGCAGCGACCTGCACGTGCTGCACGGCGGGCACCCGTTCGCCAAGCCGCCGCTCGTGCCGGGTCACGAGCTGTCGGCGGTCGTCACCGGGACCGCGCCCGACGTCACGGGCGTGGCCGTCGGCGACCGCGCCGTCATCGACCCGATCATGGCCTGCGGCACGTGCCGCGCCTGCCGCGCGGGTCGGCCGAACCTGTGCGAACCGCCGCAGGTCGCGGGCTTCCGCGCGCCCGGTTTCGGCCGCACCACGCACGTCGTGCCCGCCGCGAACGTCCATGTCGCGCCGGCGTCCCTGCCCCTGGACGAGCTGGCGTTCGCCGAGCCGGTCGCCTGCGCGGTGCACTGCCTGAGCCGTATCCCCGACCCGGCGGACCGCGAGGACCTGCTCGTGATCGGCGCGGGGACCATCGGCCTCACGATCGTCCAGGCGCTGCGCGTCAGCGGCGTCGGGCGGCTGACCGTGCAGGAGCCGGATCCGGCGAAGCGCGCGCTCGCGCTGCGGTTCGGCGCGGACGCGGCCGTGGCGCCGGGCGAGCTGCCCGAGGGCGCGTCGTTCACCGGTGTCATCGACGTCGTCGCGGCGCCGGTGACGCTCCGGGAGGCGACCACCCGCGTCCTGCCGGGCGGCCCCGTCGTCGTGATGGGTGTCCCCGACGGGCCGCGCGAGATCCCGCTGCCGTCGATGCAGCGCTTCGAGCGCGACCTGCTGGGCTCGGGGATGTACGTCCCCGGCGACTTCGACACCGCGATCGGCTGGCTGGCCGGCGGACGGTTCGACACGACCGGCCTCATCACCGACACGTACGCCCTGCCGGACGCCCCCGCCGCCTACCGGCGGGCCGCCGAGCCGGACTCGATCAAGGTCCTGCTGCGGCTCGCGGACTGA